CAACCCGACGGCGAGGGCGGCCTGCTTCCCAACCGTTGCCGACTCTTCCGCGGTCATTAAAATGACTAGCATGAGCAGGAAGGTCAAAATTACTTCGACGATTGCCGCCTGCACCGGCGTAAAGTTCGGACCCGGATGGCTTGCGCCGAGCACGATCGCGTGTCCCCACAGCGCAAAGACCAGCAGTGCAGCACCGAAGCCGCCCGCGAACTGAGCGACCCAGTAATAGATCATCTGCGCGACCGGCATTGCTCGGCGCGCGGCGAAGGCCAGCGAAACCGCGGGATCGATGTGCGCGCCCGATATTCCGCTGAATGCGTAGATTATCGCGGCGGTCATAAAACCGCGAGCGAGCCACCGTGAAACATAGTCGACGTGTCCCACTCCGGTAAAATACAGCACGTCGACGCTCGTCGCGGCGAGCGTTTGGAAGAGCGTACCGATAAGCTCGGCACCGAGCTTCTGCGCTAGCGTGGGCGCGCGTTCGGAATTGCCCCGAGCCACCGTTATGAAACGGCGCCCGCGCCCTGCGCGACGCCCGTGAAGAGCGCGATCATCGCCTCGTTAAATCGGGGCAGGTCCGCCGGCTTGCGGCTGGTCACCAGGAGATCGTCGCCCGCCACGGGGCGATTGACCCAGTTGCCGCCGGCGTTCACGATGTCGGTGCGCAGCGAGGGCCACGACGTCAGTTTTCGGCCACGGACGTAATCGGTCTCGACGAGGATCCAGAGGCCGTGGCAGATCGCGGCAATGGGCTTGCGTGCGATCTGCATGGCGTGCACGAAAAGCACCGCTTTGTTGTTTGTCCGCAGCGAGTCGGCGCTCCAGACCCCGCCGGGCAAAAGCAGCGCGTCAAAATCCAGCGGTTTCGCATCGGCGATGCTGAAATCGACCTGGAACTCCTCGCCCTTCTCATCGCCGTTCCAGCCTCGGACGACCACCGCTTGCGGGGAGACAATTGACGTCGTCGCACCGGCGGCATGCAGCGCCTCGCGCGGCCGAGTCAGTTCGACCTGCTCGAAGCCATTGTCGACCAGAATTGCCACGCGAACGCCATGGAGGGGATGAGGATGCGTCATCTCGCAGTAATTCCCACGCGCTGTAGCGCGGAAACGTGTCGGCCTGGGGAAAGTATCTCGGCATATGCGGTATTTGGCGCTCGTTACCGACTACGACGGAACGCTTGCGAGGGGAGGCGACGTCGAGGCAGCGACTCTCCAGGCGCTCGCGGCGCTACGCCAGAGCAATCGATTTCTCATTATGGTGACCGGACGAATCCTCGACGACTTGGCGAGCATTTTCAAGAAAATCGACCTTTTCGATGCGATTGTCGCGGAAAATGGCGCCGTTCTCTACGAACCGGCCCAGAAGAAACGGGCGGTGCTGGCACCACCACCGCCGCCGGAGTTGGCACAACTTCTCCAAGCGCGAGGCGTTCCGCTCGAAGGGGTAGGCGACGTCATCGTAGCCACGCGCGAGCCGCACGAAAAGACGGTGTTGGACACAATTCGGGAGTTAGGCTTGGAGATGCAACTCATTTTCAATAAGGGCGCGGTGATGGTGCTCCCCTCCGGGGTCAATAAAGCCAGCGGCCTTGACGCCGCGCTTAAAGTGCTAAAACTCTCCGCGCACAACGCCGTTGGCGTCGGCGACGCGGAGAACGACCACGCGTTTCTTACGCTCTGCGAATGCTCGGCTGCCACCGGCAACGCCCTGGATTCCGTCAAGGCGCATGCCGACATCGTTCTGGAGAAGCCAAACGGCCAAGGTGTCACCAGCCTGGCGACGAGTATCCTCGAGAACGATCTCGCGGACGTGTCACTCGAGCATCGTCGCGTCTCCTTCGGAACGGCGAGTGACGGCGCCGAAATCCTGATCGATCCGTATCTGCGCGGTACGATGCTTTTTGCGGGCGCCTCCGGTCATGGTAAATCGACGGCAGCCTCGGGATTTGTCGAGCGTTTGATGCAGCGGGGATATCAGGTATGCGTCGTCGACCCGGAAGGCGACTACGATACTCTTGGGGATGCGATCGTGCTCGGCGATGCCAAGACGATTCCAACTCTCGCGGAAGTGGGCGACGTCCTCGATAACCCCGAGCGCAGCGCGATCGTCAACCTGCTGGGCGTTCAGATGCACGACCGCCCCGCCTACGTCGACGAGCTACTTCCGCACCTCTTCTCCTGTCGAGCGCGATTCGGTCGCCCGCACTGGATCGTGCTCGATGAAGCGCATCATTTGTTTCCCTCGCAACGCGACCCCGACGCTATCCTGCCCCGCGAACTCTACGGTTTGCTCGCGATTACCACCGAGCCCAATCACCTCGCGCCCGCGCTTCTCACGACGGTACAAACTGTGGTCGCCGTCGGCGACGATGCCGCCGCGACAATCGAAAAGGCAACGGGTGCAACCCTGAACGACAAAGTCTCAAAACCGAGCGATTCGCACGTCTTGCTATGGCAGGCGCATGCACCTCATGAGGCGGTTCTCGCCGAACCGTGGCCGCCACAATCCAAAAAAACGCGTCATCGGCGCAAGTACGCCGAGGGTGATCTCGCGCCGGAAAAGAGCTTCTTCTTTCAAGGGCCGGATGGCAAGCTCAACCTGCGCGCCAATAACCTAACCATTTTCGCACAGATCGCCGAGGGCATTGACGACGAAACGTGGTCGCATCATTTACGCCGGGGCGACTACGCGAAATGGTTCGAGCAAGCTATCGGCGACGACGAGCTGGCCCAGGCCGCGCATCGCGCGCAACGCGAACCGCAAACGAGCCGCGAACGCATTCTCGCCGCGATCAGAGAAAAGTATACCGGTCCGGCTTAACCTGGGCTTGGGCGTTTGCGGCTGTGCTGGACGACGTTGAACGGCACCACCGGCTTCGAGAGCGCGGCCACTAACTCGGCTCGGCTCTTGACGTTGAACGTTTGGAAGAGCTGCGCAAGCTGATTTCGCACGGTGTTCGGGCTGCGGCCCAAGGCATGAGCAATCTCTGAGTTTCGCCGGCCCGCGCGAACGAGCTCGAGCACCTGACGTTTTGCCGGCGGGATGCGGTCGAGCGCAAGCACCGACGTGTTCGCTGCTTCGGCGACTCGGCGCGCGATCCAACTCCGAGGCCATGGCTCAATCTTGCGCGCCGCACGCGCGATCCATCGCCGATCGTGCGTCACCTCGTAGAGGGAGAGCGCGCAGAGCGCCGCGCGCCAGGCGTAGTTGAAATCTTCGAAGATCGTCCAGGCTTCGGTCAGCGCGTCTTTTCCGACGGCCACATCGCCGAGACGCACCCACGCGACGCCCTGAGTGTACGCTTCGAACCCTTTCACGCGAAGATCGGTCCCGTAAGCAAGAATTGGAATGACGGCAGTCGTGAGCGTACGGTACCGAGCGAGGTACTGTTCTGCAACGGCGGCATTCTCGTGCGCAAAGAGCTCGGCAAGCACCAGCAGCGCCGACCTTTCTTCACCCTGCACGTCGTTCCAGGAGAGACGCTGCGCTATCTCGTGCGCCTCGAGCAGTTGCTCGTTCGCAAACGCCTTTTCGCCGGTATTTTTCGCCAGCAACGAGCGATCGAGCAGACAAAGGACGCTCCAGTGTTCGGAGGGCGCGAGACGTGCCGCCTTCCGAAAGCCGGCGAACGCGGCGAGTTCGTTACCGTCGAGCTCGTCGATCGCGGCGAGGAATCGCGTCACTTCAAAACGTTCGAGCTGCAACCCGCGCGTCCAAGGCAGCGACTCGAAGATGCTTCGCACCCGTTCGGCGACTTCTCGAAGGGGCAACTCGCGGCAGAGCAATGCGAGGGTAAAGAGCGCATTGGCGCGATAATACTGATCGGCGACGTGGGCAGCGTCCAGCTCGTCGAGCGCCTTTTGAAGTTCGTCGACCTGGCGCAAGACTTCACCGCGACGCAACGCAATCCAGGAAAGCAAGATGTGGGCGCGCGCGCGATGGTTTGGCTCGAGCGAGCTAAGTTGCGTTTCGACCGCTTCCAATGCATCGCGATGATCGTGCCGCATCCAGGCGATCACCGCCTTAAAGTAGAGCGCCTCGTCGCGCCATGGATCGCCCGGCTCGAGCTGGGTGAGAGCCCGATCGATCAGCCGGCGCCCAGCGTGATAATCTCGGGTCAATCCCAAGGCCGTACCGAGCAGCACGTCGCGCACGTTTCGCGTTTCCACCGACCCTTTGGGAACTTCGGAAAGCGCGCCGATGACATCGACATAACGCCGCTCGCGCAATGCCAATCGCGCCGAAGCGATAACCGCGTCATAGCCCACGGCGGAATCAACGAGCTCGTGGCAACGGTCCAAGTCCGCAGCCATAAACGCCTTTTCGAACCCCTCGGAGTAAAAGCCGGGGCGAGCCTGTCTAGCGCTTGTTAACATGATCCCTACAGCGTGAAAGCAAAGCAAACAATAAGGGGCCGGGGGTCAACCGCCGGGTGACGCCGGTACGTGCGGTACTCCAGTTAGCCTGACGGCACCTTTCGATTCCTCGCTTTCGACATTCTAGCAAAAATTTTCGGGGCAGAACTATGACTTGATCGGTGGGCCGCCGCCGACGGAATCGAGCGAATGGGAACGGTGCCGGGCCATCGGACCCTTCACCGGCGGGCCTCCGCCAACCGAGTCGAGCCTATGGATCGAACTCGCACTGGTCGTGGGGAGCGGCGATCCGCCGAGGCCACCACCGGCACAGCTGCCGAGGAGCGACGCGGCCAGGGCGAGGACGAAACCAGCAGGGATGGTGCGCATCTTCGTTTTCCCTTTCAGCGCCGGAAGGCGCCAGGAAGCATGAAAGGTAGTACGAATATACTAGTACCAAACCGCATCCAAGGATAGGGCCGCTCGGCAAATCTTCTATTTATTAACCAAACCTGGCGCGATGAGGAGCGAAGTGAGACTCAAGAAAAGCCTCCCACGGCGTGCGCGAACTCAGAAAAAATCTTCCTACGCATGCGGCTCCCTCGTGCTGTTTGGCGCGCTCTCGACGATCGCCGGATGTAGCGGGTATTCGGCATTTACCCCCGGTACGGCGACAATGCTTGGAGCTCAAAGCGCTCGCGGCGCGCAGCCGGCGGGCTCGTCGCATTGGAAGTTCAGCACCCTTAACAACCCCAACAATCAGAATTTCAACGCGCTCTCGGGCATCAATAATACCGGCAAGATCACTGGATACACCGGCAACGGATCGGGGCGGGATCCACACCGCGGTTTCGTCGTGGGCGACTATGGTAAGGACAGCTTCCGCCCGCTAAACTACCCTGGTGCAGTCGACACCGTGGCCACCTCGCTGAATAACTCGAAGGCGACGGCGGGCTGGGAGGTTTCCAAACAAGGGGCCATCTTCGGATTTATACTGCAAGGCGGCGTTTGGACAATCTACAAAGATCAGAAGCTTCGCGGCGGAACGTCGAACGTCACCGAGCTGCTCGGTATCAACGACGCCGACTTGGCCGTCGGATTCTTTACCGATGAGTACGGCATCGATCATGCATTCGAGCTCAACGCGACGGTGGGCAAGTTCCATGGCATTACTCCGCAGGGAGCCTACAGCGCGGCGGCGACCGGAATCAACGGCAAAGGCGATATCGTCGGATGGATGACGACGCAGAAGGGAATCGATTCGTGCGATCCCGGGCCATGTAAAATTTGGATGTTGAAGGGCGGCGTCTTCAGCTACTACGCCTTTCCGCGTGCGAAAAGCACCGAACCCACCGGCGTAAACTGGCAGGATCAAATCACGGGCTCATTTGTCGATAGCGCGAACCACACGCACGGCTTCCTGCTCAGCCATCCCTTGGGCAGCGAGGGCTGGACGCAGATCGACGCGCCGCACTCAAAAGGCGCAACCGTCGTGACGAGCGTGGAAAATCACGACTATATGGTCGGCTACTACATCGACGACGACAAGGGCAATACCAACGGTTTCTTAGCGACGCCGCAAAAGTAACGCCGGCTAGAGAACAAACGTCTCCCAGTCGTACGGCGTAAAACCGCGGGCGGCGTCTTCCCAGCCGCGGCGGTATGCGTCGTAGATGCCGCTTGCATCGTCGAATGCCACGACCCCGAGCGGCAGGGCTTGCGCCGGACGCGCGTAGCGCAGTTCGGTCTCTGGAATGCTTTCGACATAGCGGGCCAGCAGGTCGTTCCCGCGCGTCACCCGCGCCAACTCGCCCGGTTCCAGCCGGCGTAACGCGCGCTTGCCCACCGATTGGAAGTAGGTATTGCGCATTTCCACTTCCAGAAGCTTGCGCTGCACGGTCGCGAACGCGCCGAACGCGACCTCCACTGCATCGCCATAGGGGTCCCCAGGTTCGAACGGCGGGCTGAGCAAGATGACGTCGGCCGCGCCGGCGAGCGCGTGCGCAATTCCCACCGGCGAGTTGCTCGCGACGCCGCCGTCGCAATACGCGTCGATGGTGCCGCTCGGGCCCGGCATCATCACCGGATCGAAGGCGATCGGAATCGCAACTGAGGCAAAGATTGCGCGGTGAAGAATTTCCGGCGTCGCCTCGCGGACGATCGTTTGCGGTCCGAGCGAGATTCGCAACGCGCGCGCGATCTGCTCGCGCCGCTCGTAGCTGCGAATTTCCGGATCGACGAAAAAGTATTCCGGCCGCTGATGCGATAGATTCGTCACCGCCCAGACGAGCGGCATCGCCAACGGTGCACGGGGGTCGACGTTGCGAACGATCCATTCATAGGCAGGTTTACTTTGCAGAATTCCGCTCTGATTGCGCGCCAACTCGATGAGGCTGACCGCGGCAGCTGCGCGATCGAACAATCCACTCTCGGGGTCGCGCAGCGCGGCGTATTGCGGCTTGAGCGCAATGATGTCTTGTCCACTTATCCCGTACCAAAGTTCGCGCAGCTTCCGATACTGCGCAGTGGCGACGAACCAGCCGTTGAGCGCGCCGATCGAGGTTCCGCAGACGAGCCCGTATGGCGGGAGGGGGGAGCCATCCGGAACCTGCGCGACTGCAGCGAGCTCACCGATGAAGCCGGCTTCGTACGCGCCGCGGGCCCCGCCGCCGCTCAGTACCAAAGCAGCATCGATCGGCGGCGAATCGCCGGCTCGCGCCGCGGAGCGCACCGCGGGCAACGCGCCCGCAGCCGCGAGCGAAAATAAGAAGCTCCGCCGCTCGATCACGCAAGGTGATTTGGCCGCGGAGCTTTACCGAGCCTACGTCCTGTCGCGAAGCTCGCGTTTCATTGCATCGACTTCCGCCTGCGCGCGATTCTTGGCTTCATCGGCGATCGAGCCGACTTTTTCGCCTGGGGTCATCGAGTCACCCAAAACGTCGCGCCGGGCGCGCTCACCTTCGGCCTCCGAACGGTGTTGCGTTTCGTGGACTCGGTCTTTGACGTCGTCCACGCCCTTCTTGATCGCATCACCCACGTTGTCGAGCGGGTCTTTACTCATTGATGCCTCCTTTACTGCCGCAGGCAGCCTACCCAGAGCCGGCGCTGATTAAACCGAAGGCTATTGCGTGTCGGGCATGCGCAGATCGGGTGGTTGGCGCAGAAAGTAATCTCGGTCGTATGGTGCGGCGATCTTCTTGAAAGCACGCGCCGTGCCGCCAAAGTTGAAGCACGAATCTTGCGCAGGCGAGTTCGCGCGCGCGTCGCTCGCCGCCAACCGCGGCAGGCCGAAAACATCCTCGGTGAACTTCAAAATGCTTCCATGCTCGTAATGGACGTGTGACACACACCCGCGCTTGGCGTATGGCGTAACGACGATCATCGGAATACGCAAACCCAAACCGTCGTAATCTACGTAGGCCGGCGGCTGCGGGTCGTACCACCCGCCGTAATCGTCCCAAAAAATGAACATCACCGTCGAATCCCAATACTTCGATTCCCCGACGGCGTTGACGAGCGACGTTACCCACGAGGGGCCGGTGTTCGAGCCGCATCCCGCATGGTCGGAGTTTTCGCAGGTCGGCGTGATCCAGCTGATTTGGCGCAGTTTCCCTTTTTGAATGTCGCTGAAAAACCGCGTTTGGGGTGTGATGACGTCTTTATGCCAGTCGGGCCCGTCGTAGACGTGACGATTGGCCTGATACGCGCTCCAGAGTCCGCCGTCGCCAGAGACGGCCGAGGTATAGAACGCCCACGATACGCCGGCATCGTCGGCTTCTTGACCTAGCGTCGTATCTTCAAAACAGACGGCCTGGTAACCGTAGGGTACCTGGCGATCGGGCCCAACGGTCGCGATCTCGTCGCCGGAGCCGCCGGGGCAGCCCCAGGTGCTCCAAGGATAGTTGACCGACG
This Candidatus Eremiobacterota bacterium DNA region includes the following protein-coding sequences:
- a CDS encoding type 1 glutamine amidotransferase, whose product is MTHPHPLHGVRVAILVDNGFEQVELTRPREALHAAGATTSIVSPQAVVVRGWNGDEKGEEFQVDFSIADAKPLDFDALLLPGGVWSADSLRTNNKAVLFVHAMQIARKPIAAICHGLWILVETDYVRGRKLTSWPSLRTDIVNAGGNWVNRPVAGDDLLVTSRKPADLPRFNEAMIALFTGVAQGAGAVS
- a CDS encoding aquaporin; translation: MARGNSERAPTLAQKLGAELIGTLFQTLAATSVDVLYFTGVGHVDYVSRWLARGFMTAAIIYAFSGISGAHIDPAVSLAFAARRAMPVAQMIYYWVAQFAGGFGAALLVFALWGHAIVLGASHPGPNFTPVQAAIVEVILTFLLMLVILMTAEESATVGKQAALAVGLTVAVCGFFAGPISGASMNPARSIPPQIVGGAYNLIWIYTVGPCVGALLAVLAMRIFFDRPDKGERKAAKGA
- a CDS encoding HAD hydrolase family protein, with the protein product MRYLALVTDYDGTLARGGDVEAATLQALAALRQSNRFLIMVTGRILDDLASIFKKIDLFDAIVAENGAVLYEPAQKKRAVLAPPPPPELAQLLQARGVPLEGVGDVIVATREPHEKTVLDTIRELGLEMQLIFNKGAVMVLPSGVNKASGLDAALKVLKLSAHNAVGVGDAENDHAFLTLCECSAATGNALDSVKAHADIVLEKPNGQGVTSLATSILENDLADVSLEHRRVSFGTASDGAEILIDPYLRGTMLFAGASGHGKSTAASGFVERLMQRGYQVCVVDPEGDYDTLGDAIVLGDAKTIPTLAEVGDVLDNPERSAIVNLLGVQMHDRPAYVDELLPHLFSCRARFGRPHWIVLDEAHHLFPSQRDPDAILPRELYGLLAITTEPNHLAPALLTTVQTVVAVGDDAAATIEKATGATLNDKVSKPSDSHVLLWQAHAPHEAVLAEPWPPQSKKTRHRRKYAEGDLAPEKSFFFQGPDGKLNLRANNLTIFAQIAEGIDDETWSHHLRRGDYAKWFEQAIGDDELAQAAHRAQREPQTSRERILAAIREKYTGPA
- a CDS encoding patatin-like phospholipase family protein, which gives rise to MIERRSFLFSLAAAGALPAVRSAARAGDSPPIDAALVLSGGGARGAYEAGFIGELAAVAQVPDGSPLPPYGLVCGTSIGALNGWFVATAQYRKLRELWYGISGQDIIALKPQYAALRDPESGLFDRAAAAVSLIELARNQSGILQSKPAYEWIVRNVDPRAPLAMPLVWAVTNLSHQRPEYFFVDPEIRSYERREQIARALRISLGPQTIVREATPEILHRAIFASVAIPIAFDPVMMPGPSGTIDAYCDGGVASNSPVGIAHALAGAADVILLSPPFEPGDPYGDAVEVAFGAFATVQRKLLEVEMRNTYFQSVGKRALRRLEPGELARVTRGNDLLARYVESIPETELRYARPAQALPLGVVAFDDASGIYDAYRRGWEDAARGFTPYDWETFVL